The genomic stretch TTGTACATGGCAAAGGTCCCGAGGCCATCCTTAAAACCTATGTGAATGGCTGGTTACGTCAACACCGTGATGTCTTGGCATTTGTCAGTGCTCCCGAAAATCAAGGTGGCACTGGCGCTGTTTTAGTATTACTTAAACGTGCAGAAAAAAACCCAAAATTTAAACAGTAAGATGATCCTTGATTTACTGTCAGATTTTACGTTAATTTCTGCTACAATGCCGTCCTAGTTTAATCAGAGAAAGTGGACACGTTTTATGTCTATGCAGCAATCTTATGCAAATATCCTAACCGCTGTTGGTGAGGACCTCGACCGTCCTGGGCTGAAAGATACGCCTATGCGTGCTGCAAAAGCATTTTCATTTCTAACCTCGGGCTATAGTAAAACGCTTGAGGAAGTGACCAACAATGCAGTTTTCCCATCAGATAACCATGAAATGGTACTGGTGAAAAATATTGAATTTTATTCGCTTTGCGAACACCATTTACTTCCATTTTCTGGCCGTGTGCATATTGCTTACCTTCCTGAAGGGCAAGTGCTTGGCTTATCGAAGTTTGCGCGTATTACTGAAATGTTTGCACGTCGCCTACAAATTCAAGAAGCACTCACCCAGCAAATTGCACATGCCATTGCCGAAGTAACAGGCGCGCGTGGTGTTGCTGTGGTGATTGACTCGGCACACATGTGTATGATGATGCGTGGCGTA from Acinetobacter pullicarnis encodes the following:
- the folE gene encoding GTP cyclohydrolase I FolE gives rise to the protein MQQSYANILTAVGEDLDRPGLKDTPMRAAKAFSFLTSGYSKTLEEVTNNAVFPSDNHEMVLVKNIEFYSLCEHHLLPFSGRVHIAYLPEGQVLGLSKFARITEMFARRLQIQEALTQQIAHAIAEVTGARGVAVVIDSAHMCMMMRGVSKQESTTRTVSFVGEFKTDKDVRREFLQAVPEAY